In Rhodothermales bacterium, the genomic window CCTCTCGTGAGCCGGCAATCTCCGGGATGGCCTGTGTGGACAGACTACCGGCTCCAGCTCCACCCGGGAGTGAGAACCCAAAGTTCCTGAGTGTAGCTCCGAGACCACCAGGCGACGCCGCATCGCCGCCAAGCTCGCTGATGACGGTCATAGAAGCTTGATACTGGGGCGGGGCACTCAGGCCCAGCACGAGGCCAAGAACTCCTCCCCCGACCAAAAACCATAATAGCAACTTCCTACGCCGCACGAGTACCAGGGCAGCGTCGAGCAACGACACGACCTCCCTGCTGCGACCGGCGTCGTCATGCTCATTCACGAATCTGTCCAAATCAGTTTCTTAGGCGAGGTTGATAGGATACACCTTGAGAGTCGCGCTGCAAACCCATGAGTCCGGGGGTCCCGCTGCCGCCCCACGCAGAGATCCGCTTACTTGGAGGCCCAGGAATTCAGCATTAGTACCCCCCAAAGAGACTCGCTCCAATCTACCGTCCCACTTAGATGCTCCTGCCAACGTCGCCTAACTTCAGCCGAGTCCAGCCACCCGTGGTCGTCTAACCGACCCACAGCAAGCAAGTCCTCTGCCCAATCCCTGAGCGGCCCCCTTAACCACGTCGCTATCGGCGCCGAGAAGCCCTTTTTCGGAAGGCGCGAAAGACGTCCTCCCACTAGCTCGTCGAGCAAATCCCTAAGGATGAGCTTTCCCTTGTCCGCCGTCCTTAAGTAGTGCAGCGGTAACCCCCACGCGAACTCCACCAGCCTGTGATCTAGAAATGGGGCGCGTGTTTCGAGCCCGACGGACATTGCTGCCCTGTCTACCTTAACAAGGATGTCGTCCGGCAAGTAGGAGGCCGTATCGAGTGCCATCATCCTCCTTTCAAAGTCAATTCCAGCAAGAGGGGGACCGGCGGTTGCAGGGAGGGGGCCTCCCCCACTCTGGATTGGGCTCCGGAGCCACTTAGCTGTGTACCAGGTGTAGAAGCTTTCAAAGTTATTTGACACCTCGGCATCAAGGAGCGCGGATAGTCTACGCAACTTCTCTCGGCGGGCAGAGGAGAGTACACTTTCAGCAATTCCCATGCTTCTGAACAGCGACCGGCTTGGGAATCCCCCAAGTGCTCGATTCATCACCCACATCTGACGCACTCTCGAGCCCAGGTACCTCTGGTATCCGCAGAAGGACTCATCACCGCCATCCCCACTCAAAGCTACGGTAACGTAACCGCGGACCAGTCGTGACAGAAGGAGAGTTGGCAGGGCAGAAGGGTCTGCAAACGGTTCGTCGTAAGTCGCGGCAAGCTCCGGGACTAGGTCCCGCACTGATGTCGCGTCTAGGTAGAGATCCTGGTGTTCCGTTCCAAGCTGCTTGGCCAGCGCTCGAGCTTGATGTCCTTCATCAAAACCCGCTTCGTCAAAACCAATGGTAAACGTCCGGACACTACTCAACGAAACCCCTTGGGCAATCGCCGCAACCAGCGACGAGTCGATTCCACCCGAGAGCAGGACCCCAACGGGCACGTCGGCATGCAACTGACCACGAATAGCCCGCTCAAGTAGGCGCCTTATCTGGTTTCGTGATTCGATGAAGCCACCCCGTACATCGGTTGACCTTGCCCTGCCTACTGCATGGTCAAGATTCCAGTAGATTGTGCGCGCGGGATCCAATTCCCCGACCTCGCTTGAGAACCTCAGGATTTGCCCTGGGAGCACCTTCCGGATCCCCTCCACCGCCGAAAGAGGTGCTGGTATGTAGCCGCGCCGGAAGAAAAGCTCCATGGCCTGCAAGTCGATCTTGCGCTCATAGGCCGGATGCTGCTCGATTGCTCGGAGTTCAGACGCAAAAACAATATCGCCTCCCAATCTTCCGTATAAGAGCGGCTTCTCCCCGAATCGGTCCCGCGCCAGGGACAACTGCCGGCCCTCTTGGTCCCAAACAGCCACGGCAAACATCCCGACAGACTTCTTCAGGGCGCGCTCCAACCCCCATTCCTGAATTGCTCGAAGTAGAACCTCCGTGTCGGAGTGCCCCCTCCAGTCAACCCGGCGCTCGCGCTCCAACGCCAATCGTACTTCCACCGAGTTGTAGATCTCTCCGTTAAAGCTAAGAACATATCGGCCATTGGGAGAAACCATAGGTTGGTGTCCGGCCGCCGACAGGTCTAGTATTGCCAGCCGGGTGTGTGCAAGCGCAATCCCCACTTCGCCATCATCCCAGAACCCCTGACCGTCCGGGCCCCTGTGATTCAAGGCAGCGCGCATCTGCAGAAGCACATCTCTGGTTTGACAACGCGAACTCCCCCCGGAGGTCAGAATTCCAGCAATCCCGCACATGTCATTCAGCGGGCCCCATCTCGGGCCCTCGGACTATTTGGTTTGAGTTACCAGCTCGTATTGCGAGCCAAAGAACTCCGCATACCTTTGGAGGGATGAGCGCGGACCATACAGCCGCTTCCGCTCAAATAGCATTTCTGCTTCTAGGACGATTGAGTCATCGCACCTCTGGACGCGACCTTTCGTCTCCTCATCGAGTCGACTTCTAAACCACGACTCCAAGTCTGGGTAGTGCGAAAATCCTGGATGAAACTTGACCACGCTTGGGCTCTTGAGATGCCGGAGGATACTCTCTAGCACATACTCCCTATTGTCGTCACTTATCCGTCTTGGTGCGGGCAGGACGCCGATCGCTTCGACGCCCCGCAGCCCGGGCGTGTAAACCTCACGGATATGGTCGAACTCTTGTACGAGGTACCTGTCCTCCTCGTCCACCCAGGGGAACGCGGCCGGCAGCATGGCCAAGAACCCGCTGCCCCCGTCAGGAAAATATTGAGACAGATCCGCGTACTGCCTTGCCGGACCGCCGGAGGAATGGGGTTTCGAAGCCGAGAACGCCAATTGGCCTTCCTCCATGAACAGATGGCCCCGGCACCTTCGTCGGGACACGGCTGCTAGAAACTCCGGGTATGCCCAGGCGGAGTAGACGACGTACGGTCGATCGAGCCGCCGCAGGCTCCTATGCAGAGCCCGGCACGTCCACGATGTTCTCAGGACTTTCGCGGCGACCCGATCCGACAAACGACGCTCTAGACTCACTGTTCGTCCGCCACACAGTCCGAGGTGGGTCTGCCGAATCGGCACGACAAGCGCACGTCTCGCTTCGATCCCATACCGTCGCTGGACCATTCGCGCGAGCAT contains:
- the asnB gene encoding asparagine synthase (glutamine-hydrolyzing) gives rise to the protein MCGIAGILTSGGSSRCQTRDVLLQMRAALNHRGPDGQGFWDDGEVGIALAHTRLAILDLSAAGHQPMVSPNGRYVLSFNGEIYNSVEVRLALERERRVDWRGHSDTEVLLRAIQEWGLERALKKSVGMFAVAVWDQEGRQLSLARDRFGEKPLLYGRLGGDIVFASELRAIEQHPAYERKIDLQAMELFFRRGYIPAPLSAVEGIRKVLPGQILRFSSEVGELDPARTIYWNLDHAVGRARSTDVRGGFIESRNQIRRLLERAIRGQLHADVPVGVLLSGGIDSSLVAAIAQGVSLSSVRTFTIGFDEAGFDEGHQARALAKQLGTEHQDLYLDATSVRDLVPELAATYDEPFADPSALPTLLLSRLVRGYVTVALSGDGGDESFCGYQRYLGSRVRQMWVMNRALGGFPSRSLFRSMGIAESVLSSARREKLRRLSALLDAEVSNNFESFYTWYTAKWLRSPIQSGGGPLPATAGPPLAGIDFERRMMALDTASYLPDDILVKVDRAAMSVGLETRAPFLDHRLVEFAWGLPLHYLRTADKGKLILRDLLDELVGGRLSRLPKKGFSAPIATWLRGPLRDWAEDLLAVGRLDDHGWLDSAEVRRRWQEHLSGTVDWSESLWGVLMLNSWASK